Proteins encoded in a region of the Prunus persica cultivar Lovell chromosome G4, Prunus_persica_NCBIv2, whole genome shotgun sequence genome:
- the LOC18781245 gene encoding wall-associated receptor kinase 1, whose protein sequence is MALLGSMLIIVQLSMVVLLGAAIFTPIAAAAQAKPGCPEKCGNLTIPYPFGIGDGCYLRPEFNITCNRASTHPTYLTRNNLSITNFYFDEAELQIAHDAADSCHDALGNPSNSNSNNVYYLMLPPLYTISETKNKLFVIGCEAFALLDLQIADPSPDKTKSTQGYSVAACDNILTSNNKVPDTCSGIACTESGLVGGLVVFEMTLIYYSFGEQNRNETKWFYEEYPCNYAFLVEDSEFTYAPNTSFQQLSNKKQLPVVINWEVGDEPCDVVEKSNNSSCKGNSKCVDRSIVHGKPGYICNCSEGYHGNPYLTDGCQDIDECETSNPCDNGTCHNLDGSYYCKCNSGYRNHDPKTCIPGTKNTALKISLGVCLSFLVLLVLVFWIYCGVKRRKFKKQQEKFFKQNGGLLLRQQLTRYNGSIETASIFSEEELKKMTDHYDEKRKIGEGGYGLVYKGILPADKREVAIKMSKVSAPITDSLEFANEVILLSQINHKNVVKLLGCCLETQTPILVYEFIPNGTLYDHLHGKDRKEQLSLESRLKIASGTAEALSYLHHSISNPIIHRDVKSMNVLLDKNYVAKVADFGASRLVLEDQNQLATLVQGTLGYLDPEYLQSHILTDKSDVYSFGVVLAELLTGKKALIKKKNEAENLANVFVSAMKEGRLAEILDADVVKEEHNFEAIVEKVANLAKKCLALRGEERPPMNEVAVELLGLVQIMGKNMAGEKADDIQRSSKDTDHLLGSPAANYYNYVLDVRDEVGDSDSIATTTARRPKPNGKALRSWSLI, encoded by the exons ATGGCCTTACTTGGGAGCATGCTTATTATTGTGCAACTCTCTATGGTTGTGCTATTAGGGGCGGCAATATTTACACCAATAGCAGCAGCAGCTCAAGCCAAGCCTGGGTGCCCAGAGAAATGTGGTAATCTCACAATCCCCTACCCATTTGGCATAGGTGACGGCTGTTACCTCCGACCCGAATTCAACATCACATGCAACCGAGCCAGCACACACCCAACATACTTGACCAGAAACAACTTGAGCATTACTAACTTCTACTTTGATGAGGCTGAGCTGCAAATAGCACATGATGCAGCCGATAGCTGTCATGACGCCCTTGGTAATCccagcaacagcaacagcaacaacgTATATTACCTGATGCTGCCTCCTCTTTACACCATATCCGAAACCAAGAACAAATTGTTTGTCATTGGCTGTGAAGCTTTTGCTCTTTTGGATTTGCAGATCGCAGACCCTAGCCCAGATAAAACAAAATCCACCCAGGGCTACAGTGTGGCGGCATGCGACAATATTTTAACAAGCAACAACAAAGTTCCGGACACATGCTCCGGCATTGCGTGCACCGAATCTGGCCTCGTTGGTGGATTGGTAGTCTTTGAGATGACCCTGATTTACTATAGCTTTGGGGAGCAGAACAGGAATGAAACGAAATGGTTCTACGAGGAGTACCCGTGCAACTACGCCTTCCTTGTGGAAGACTCCGAGTTTACTTATGCTCCCAATACAAGTTTTCAACAGCTCAGCAACAAGAAGCAGCTTCCGGTGGTCATAAACTGGGAAGTTGGGGATGAGCCGTGTGATGTAGTTGAAAAGAGCAATAATTCTTCATGCAAGGGAAATAGCAAGTGTGTGGACCGGTCCATTGTCCATGGTAAGCCTGGTTATATTTGCAATTGCTCGGAGGGCTACCATGGGAATCCATACCTCACAGATGGTTGCCAAG ATATTGATGAGTGCGAGACTTCAAACCCCTGCGACAATGGAACTTGCCATAATCTAGATGGAAGTTACTATTGTAAATGTAATAGTGGGTACAGAAACCACGACCCCAAGACTTGCATCCCCGGAACAAAGAACACTGCCCTCAAAATTTCATTGG GTGTCTGTCTGAGCTTCTTAGTTTTACTGGTTTTAGTCTTTTGGATATATTGCGGAGTCAAGAGAAGAAAGTTCaagaaacaacaagaaaagttCTTTAAACAAAATGGGGGCTTACTTTTACGACAACAACTGACTCGATACAATGGATCCATAGAGACAGCCTCGATCTTTTCTGAAGAAGAACTGAAGAAGATGACAGACCATTACgatgaaaagagaaagattGGTGAAGGAGGGTATGGACTAGTTTACAAAGGTATATTGCCCGCAGATAAAAGAGAGGTTGCCATAAAAATGTCCAAAGTCAGTGCCCCAATTACTGACAGCTTGGAGTTTGCTAACGAGGTGATTCTTCTATCTCAAATCAACCATAAAAATGTTGTGAAGCTCCTTGGTTGTTGTTTAGAGACCCAAACACCTATTCTCGTTTACGAGTTCATCCCCAATGGCACTCTTTATGATCACCTTCATGGAAAGGACAGAAAAGAACAACTTTCGTTGGAATCACGATTGAAGATAGCATCAGGTACTGCAGAAGCTCTCTCATACTtgcaccactccatttctaaTCCAATAATACACCGAGATGTGAAATCAATGAATGTACTATTGGACAAGAATTATGTGGCTAAAGTAGCAGACTTTGGGGCTTCACGGTTGGTTCTGGAAGATCAAAATCAACTAGCAACTTTGGTGCAAGGGACGCTTGGTTACTTGGACCCTGAATATCTTCAGTCACACATTCTAACAGACAAGAGTGATGTTTATAGCTTTGGAGTTGTCCTAGCGGAGCTACTCACAGGCAAAAAGGCactaatcaagaaaaaaaatgaggcaGAAAACCTGGCAAACGTCTTTGTTAGCGCAATGAAAGAGGGCCGGCTAGCTGAAATTCTTGATGCTGACGTAGTTAAGGAGGAACATAATTTCGAGGCAATCGTAGAAAAAGTTGCCAATCTGGCAAAAAAGTGTTTAGCGTTAAGAGGTGAAGAAAGGCCTCCCATGAATGAAGTAGCCGTGGAGCTCCTGGGATTAGTGCAAATTATGGGAAAGAATATGGCTGGGGAAAAGGCTGATGATATCCAACGGTCTTCCAAAGATACCGACCACTTGCTCGGGTCACCTGCTgctaattattataattacgTTTTGGATGTTAGAGATGAAGTTGGTGATAGTGATTCAATTGCAACTACTACTGCAAGACGACCAAAGCCAAATGGTAAAGCCTTACGATCATGGTCGTTGATTTGA